One part of the Nostoc sp. PCC 7120 = FACHB-418 genome encodes these proteins:
- a CDS encoding NAD(+) kinase has protein sequence MPKVGIIYNDIKPVAGRVAIELKDKLTAAGWDVSITSSIGGILGYSNPESPVCHTPIDGLTPPGFDSEMKFAIVLGGDGTVLAASRQVAPCGIPILAINTGHMGFLTETYLNQLPQAIDQAIAGEYEIEERAMLTVKVLRGESVLWEALCLNEMVLHREPLTSMCHFEIAVGRHAPVDIAADGVIVSTPTGSTAYSLSAGGPVVAPGVPVLQLVPICPHSLASRALVFPDTEPVNIYPVNIPRLVMVVDGNGGCYIFPEDRVYLERSPYSVKFIRLQPPEFFRILREKLGWGLPHIAKPTSVELP, from the coding sequence GTGCCGAAAGTAGGCATTATATACAACGACATTAAACCGGTAGCCGGTCGTGTTGCTATCGAGTTAAAAGATAAGCTAACCGCAGCCGGTTGGGATGTATCTATCACATCTAGTATCGGTGGCATATTGGGCTACTCTAATCCTGAAAGCCCTGTGTGCCACACGCCAATTGACGGTTTGACACCCCCTGGGTTTGATTCAGAAATGAAGTTTGCCATAGTGCTGGGGGGTGACGGTACCGTTTTAGCCGCATCGCGTCAGGTAGCGCCTTGCGGTATTCCGATTTTGGCCATAAATACCGGACACATGGGGTTCTTAACGGAAACTTACCTGAATCAATTACCCCAAGCTATAGATCAGGCGATCGCAGGTGAGTATGAAATCGAAGAACGAGCCATGCTCACGGTCAAAGTGCTGCGAGGAGAGTCAGTACTTTGGGAAGCTCTATGCTTGAACGAAATGGTTTTGCATCGTGAACCATTAACGTCAATGTGTCATTTTGAGATTGCTGTAGGTCGTCATGCGCCAGTTGATATTGCCGCAGATGGGGTAATTGTTTCTACACCTACAGGCTCCACCGCTTACTCTTTAAGCGCAGGTGGGCCAGTTGTTGCCCCCGGTGTACCCGTATTGCAGCTCGTTCCTATTTGTCCCCATTCTTTGGCTTCCAGGGCTTTAGTATTTCCCGATACTGAACCAGTCAATATTTACCCGGTGAACATTCCCCGGTTGGTGATGGTAGTAGATGGCAATGGGGGATGCTATATTTTTCCAGAAGATAGAGTATATCTAGAGCGATCGCCATACAGTGTCAAATTTATTCGCCTCCAACCACCAGAATTTTTCCGTATTTTGCGAGAAAAACTCGGTTGGGGTCTACCGCATATCGCTAAACCAACTTCGGTAGAATTACCTTAG
- a CDS encoding SDR family oxidoreductase, translating into MTLLIVGATGTLGRQVARRAIDEGYKVRCLVRSAKRAAFLKEWGAELVRGDLCQPQTLVEALEGVTAVIDAATSRATDSLTIKQVDWEGQIALIQAAKAAGVERFIFFSIIDADKYPEVPLMEIKRCTELFLAESGINYTVLRLAGFMQGLIGQYGIPILEGQPVWVTGASSPVAYMDTLDIAKFAVRALSVPETEKQAFPVLGTRAWSAEEIINLCERLSGKEAKVRRMPINLLRAVRGLAKFFQWGWNIADRLAFTEVLASGRPLNASMDEVYTVFGLEKEQSTTLENYLQEYFSRILKKLKQLDYEKTKIKKQKDKKTPFKKVNS; encoded by the coding sequence ATGACATTATTAATAGTCGGTGCCACTGGCACCTTAGGAAGACAAGTGGCTCGTCGGGCGATCGATGAGGGATATAAAGTTCGCTGTCTTGTCAGGAGTGCCAAAAGAGCAGCTTTTTTAAAAGAGTGGGGAGCCGAACTCGTAAGAGGAGATTTATGTCAACCCCAGACTCTGGTAGAGGCGCTAGAAGGCGTAACAGCAGTAATTGATGCAGCAACCTCTCGTGCTACAGATTCGCTGACAATTAAGCAAGTAGACTGGGAAGGACAAATAGCCCTAATTCAGGCAGCAAAAGCGGCGGGTGTAGAACGTTTTATATTCTTCTCTATTATTGATGCCGATAAGTATCCAGAAGTCCCACTGATGGAAATTAAACGGTGTACAGAATTATTTTTAGCTGAATCTGGGATAAATTACACTGTTCTGCGCTTGGCCGGCTTCATGCAAGGGTTAATCGGTCAGTATGGCATCCCCATTTTAGAAGGACAGCCTGTTTGGGTAACTGGCGCATCTTCCCCAGTCGCTTATATGGACACTTTAGACATTGCTAAGTTTGCTGTGCGGGCGTTGAGTGTGCCAGAAACAGAAAAACAAGCTTTCCCTGTATTGGGTACTCGTGCCTGGAGTGCCGAAGAAATCATTAACTTATGTGAACGCTTATCTGGCAAAGAAGCGAAAGTTAGACGAATGCCCATCAACCTACTACGAGCCGTGCGCGGTCTTGCCAAATTCTTTCAGTGGGGATGGAATATAGCCGACAGACTCGCATTCACCGAAGTTTTGGCTAGTGGTAGACCGCTAAATGCTTCAATGGATGAAGTTTACACAGTCTTTGGGTTAGAAAAAGAGCAAAGTACTACTTTAGAAAACTATTTACAAGAGTATTTCAGCCGGATTCTGAAGAAGCTCAAACAGTTAGATTACGAGAAAACTAAAATTAAAAAGCAGAAAGACAAAAAAACGCCATTTAAAAAAGTCAATAGTTAA
- a CDS encoding cytochrome b6-f complex subunit PetM: MSGELLNAALLSFGLIFVGWALGALLLKIQGAEE; this comes from the coding sequence ATGAGCGGCGAACTACTGAATGCAGCTTTGTTATCTTTCGGCTTAATCTTCGTAGGTTGGGCTTTGGGTGCTTTATTATTGAAAATTCAAGGCGCAGAAGAATAA
- the pdxA gene encoding 4-hydroxythreonine-4-phosphate dehydrogenase PdxA, translated as MYQLNQNQTVNTPQKYRPRLALTVGDPGGIGAEVILKALADLEIGHNYDLTVVSNKNLLQETYKQLSSMENLLPLADPNLLKIIDVTVDRETARQINLGTGNAASGAASFAYMDYAIAQTLAGNFDGIVTGPIAKSAWKAAGYNYPGQTELLAQKSGVERFGMLFVARSPYTGWTLRALLATTHIPLRQVADTLTPQLLTQKLDLLVECLEKDFGITSGRIAIAGLNPHSGEQGQLGTEELDWLIPWLESERQKRPHFQLDGPIPPDTMWVKPGQAWYGNAIVQHPADAYLALYHDQGLIPVKLMAFDRAVNTSIGLPFVRTSPDHGTAFDIAGQGIADATSMKEAISLAAELVCQRLHLEK; from the coding sequence ATGTACCAATTAAATCAGAATCAGACAGTAAATACACCTCAAAAATATCGCCCACGTTTAGCACTAACAGTCGGAGATCCAGGCGGAATTGGGGCGGAAGTGATTTTAAAAGCTTTGGCTGATTTAGAAATCGGTCATAATTATGACTTAACTGTAGTAAGTAATAAAAATTTACTCCAAGAGACTTATAAACAATTAAGCTCGATGGAAAATTTACTGCCGTTGGCTGATCCTAATTTATTAAAAATTATTGATGTCACTGTTGATAGAGAAACTGCCAGACAGATAAATTTAGGAACTGGTAACGCGGCTAGTGGTGCAGCCAGTTTCGCCTATATGGATTATGCGATCGCCCAAACCCTAGCAGGTAATTTTGATGGAATTGTGACTGGCCCCATAGCTAAATCTGCATGGAAAGCCGCAGGCTACAATTACCCAGGACAAACGGAACTGTTAGCCCAAAAGTCTGGTGTTGAACGCTTTGGGATGTTATTTGTCGCGCGATCGCCTTACACTGGTTGGACACTGAGAGCCTTACTCGCAACTACCCATATACCTTTACGTCAAGTGGCGGACACACTGACACCGCAATTGCTGACGCAAAAATTAGATTTGTTGGTGGAGTGTTTAGAGAAAGATTTTGGCATCACTAGTGGGAGAATTGCGATCGCTGGTTTAAATCCCCACAGTGGCGAACAAGGACAACTGGGAACAGAAGAACTAGATTGGTTAATTCCTTGGCTAGAGTCAGAACGACAAAAACGCCCACATTTCCAGCTAGATGGGCCGATTCCCCCGGATACGATGTGGGTTAAACCTGGTCAAGCTTGGTATGGTAATGCGATTGTGCAGCACCCTGCTGATGCCTACCTGGCACTGTACCACGACCAAGGTTTAATTCCCGTCAAACTGATGGCCTTTGACCGAGCTGTGAATACTTCTATTGGCTTACCTTTTGTTCGTACTTCCCCAGACCACGGAACAGCCTTTGATATCGCGGGTCAGGGTATTGCTGATGCTACTAGTATGAAGGAGGCGATCTCATTAGCGGCTGAGTTGGTTTGTCAGAGGTTACATTTGGAAAAATAA